A region from the Paraburkholderia youngii genome encodes:
- a CDS encoding MFS transporter encodes MTTNTLQNSATPALVPEERRKHARKAAIAGWIGSALEYYDFFIYGTVAALVFPRIFFPPGDIAAATLASMATFGVAYAARPLGSFLMGHYGDRVGRKVVMVGTLLLMGLSTFLVGCLPSFHSAGILAPTLLVVLRILQGISAAGEQAGANSMSFEHAPAHRRGYYTSWTLSGTQGGQVLAPAIVLPLAALLPDDQLLSWGWRVPFWLSALVVIVGFIVRSRLEETPAFQSEASHGEVPRAPLRTLLSGYRKELLQVFFAALIASIGTTFAVFSLSFSRTLTQHVSTSTMLWTAVIANLIAVFTIPFWATSSWTLSGTQGGQVLAPAIVLPLAALLPDDQLLSWGWRVPFWLSALVVIVGFIVRSRLEETPAFQSEASHGEVPRAPLRTLLSGYRKELLQVFFAALIASIGTTFAVFSLSFSRTLTQHVSTSTMLWTAVIANLIAVFTIPFWATLSDRIGRRPVFITGNVLCAIGAAFFLWSISTGSDALVLVTGVFLGGIVYSITNAVWPATYAERFPTQVRLSGMAIGTQFGFAVAGFAPLIETALIGKFGTAPWVMPAAFAALVCLVSAVSIYSMRETYNVPLEQLGRNDVRDR; translated from the coding sequence GCCCGGTGACATCGCAGCGGCGACGCTCGCGTCGATGGCCACCTTCGGGGTCGCCTATGCGGCGCGTCCACTGGGCTCGTTCCTGATGGGCCACTATGGGGATCGCGTCGGCAGAAAGGTGGTGATGGTCGGCACCTTGCTGCTGATGGGGCTCTCGACGTTTCTCGTCGGCTGCTTGCCGAGCTTTCACAGCGCGGGAATCCTCGCGCCGACGCTACTCGTCGTGCTGCGCATCCTGCAAGGCATTTCTGCAGCCGGCGAGCAGGCCGGTGCGAATTCGATGTCGTTTGAACATGCGCCGGCGCACCGTCGAGGCTACTACACGAGTTGGACGCTGAGCGGAACCCAAGGCGGCCAGGTGCTCGCGCCAGCCATCGTGCTGCCGCTTGCCGCCCTGCTGCCCGACGATCAGTTGTTGTCGTGGGGCTGGCGTGTACCTTTCTGGCTAAGCGCACTCGTCGTAATCGTCGGCTTCATCGTGCGTTCGCGGCTCGAAGAAACGCCGGCTTTCCAGAGCGAAGCGTCGCACGGCGAAGTGCCCCGCGCGCCGCTCAGAACACTGCTCAGCGGGTATCGCAAAGAACTGCTTCAGGTGTTCTTCGCGGCACTGATTGCATCGATCGGCACGACTTTCGCGGTGTTTTCGTTGTCGTTCTCGCGCACGCTCACCCAGCACGTCAGTACCTCAACGATGTTGTGGACAGCCGTCATCGCAAATCTGATTGCTGTATTCACGATTCCGTTCTGGGCCACGTCGAGTTGGACGCTGAGCGGAACCCAAGGCGGCCAGGTGCTCGCGCCAGCCATCGTGCTGCCGCTTGCCGCCCTGCTGCCCGACGATCAGTTGTTGTCGTGGGGCTGGCGTGTACCTTTCTGGCTAAGCGCACTCGTCGTAATCGTCGGCTTCATCGTGCGTTCGCGGCTCGAAGAAACGCCGGCTTTCCAGAGCGAAGCGTCGCACGGCGAAGTGCCCCGCGCGCCGCTCAGAACACTGCTCAGCGGGTATCGCAAAGAACTGCTTCAGGTGTTCTTCGCGGCACTGATTGCATCGATCGGCACGACTTTCGCGGTGTTTTCGTTGTCGTTCTCGCGCACGCTCACCCAGCACGTCAGTACCTCAACGATGTTGTGGACAGCCGTCATCGCAAATCTGATTGCTGTATTCACGATTCCGTTCTGGGCCACGTTATCGGATCGGATCGGACGTCGGCCGGTGTTCATCACGGGCAACGTATTGTGCGCGATCGGCGCGGCCTTCTTTTTGTGGTCGATCTCGACTGGCAGTGATGCGTTGGTTCTGGTGACAGGCGTGTTTCTCGGCGGCATCGTGTACAGCATCACCAATGCCGTCTGGCCCGCGACATATGCCGAGCGTTTCCCGACGCAGGTACGCCTTTCGGGAATGGCGATCGGAACACAGTTCGGCTTCGCGGTTGCCGGATTCGCGCCGCTGATCGAGACGGCGTTGATCGGCAAATTCGGCACGGCACCTTGGGTGATGCCGGCTGCCTTCGCGGCGTTGGTGTGTCTCGTGTCGGCCGTCTCCATCTATTCGATGAGAGAAACTTACAACGTTCCGCTGGAGCAACTGGGGCGCAACGACGTTCGCGATCGCTGA